In one Populus nigra chromosome 12, ddPopNigr1.1, whole genome shotgun sequence genomic region, the following are encoded:
- the LOC133669579 gene encoding glucosidase 2 subunit beta-like: MEATPLCTNANNLIPFIISLYFLVPSVHSFSPLLGIHPLDEKYFGSQVIKCKDGSKSFSRDRLNDNFCDCLDGTDEPGTSACPRGKFYCRNAGSTPNFIFSSRVNDQICDCCDGSDEYDSGINCPRTCVMGGNLEYRAGNYISRIDLKESKKGLISEELLQKARGLKVIIILQVVILGCVVIYRIFNRRIKSKKRRYH; encoded by the exons ATGGAGGCAACCCCCCTTTGTACTAATGCCAACAACTTGATTCCTTTTATCATCTCCTTGTATTTCCTTGTACCCTCTGTTCACTCTTTTTCACCTCTTCTGGGCATCCACCCTTTAG ATGAGAAGTACTTTGGTTCACAGGTCATAAAGTGCAAGGATGGTTCAAAGTCATTCAGCAGAGACCGTCTTAATGATAATTTCTGTGATTGTCTTGATGGGACCGATGAGCCTG GAACTTCAGCCTGCCCAAGAGGAAAATTTTATTGCAGGAATGCGGGAAGTAcacctaattttattttttcatcccGTGTAAATGATCAAATTTGCG ATTGCTGTGATGGAAGTGATGAATATGATAGTGGCATCAATTGCCCCCGCACCTGCGTCATGGGAGGAAATTTGGAGTACAGGGCTGGAAATTATATCTCACGTATTGATCTGAAAGAATCGAAAAAGGGACTTATTTCGGAGGAATTATTACAGAAGGCTAGAG GATTGAAGGTGATAATCATCCTACAGGTGGTTATCCTTGGCTGTGTAGTGATTTACAGAATATTCAACCGGCGGATCAAGTCCAAAAAAAGGCGCTACCATTGA
- the LOC133669875 gene encoding rac-like GTP-binding protein RAC2 isoform X2 codes for MSTARFIKCVTVGDGAVGKTCMLISYTSNTFPTDYVPTVFDNFSANVVVDGSTVNLGLWDTAGQEDYNRLRPLSYRGADVFLLAFSLISKASYENIAKKWISELRHYAPTVPVVLVGTKLDLRNDKQYMIDHPGATPITTAQGEELKKMIGAAVYIECSSKTQQEQQLYTAS; via the exons ATGAGCACAGCTAGGTTCATCAAGTGTGTCACTGTTGGGGACGGAGCTGTTGGCAAGACATGCATGCTCATCTCTTACACTAGCAACACCTTCCCTACT GATTATGTGCCTACAGTGTTTGACAACTTCAGTGCTAATGTGGTGGTTGATGGCAGCACAGTTAACCTTGGATTATGGGACACTGCAG GACAGGAGGATTATAACAGGTTGAGGCCTCTGAGTTATAGAGGTGCTGATGTGTTCTTATTGGCGTTTTCTCTAATCAGCAAAGCTAGCTATGAGAACATTGCCAAGAAG TGGATTTCTGAACTAAGGCATTATGCCCCAACTGTGCCAGTCGTGCTTGTGGGAACCAAACTTG ATTTACGAAACGATAAGCAATATATGATAGATCATCCTGGTGCTACACCAATCACAACTGCTCAG GGGGAGGAACTAAAGAAGATGATTGGTGCTGCTGTCTACATAGAGTGCAGCTCCAAGACTCAGCAG GAACAACAACTTTACACTGCTTCATAG
- the LOC133669171 gene encoding LOW QUALITY PROTEIN: ervatamin-B (The sequence of the model RefSeq protein was modified relative to this genomic sequence to represent the inferred CDS: inserted 2 bases in 2 codons; deleted 1 base in 1 codon; substituted 1 base at 1 genomic stop codon), with amino-acid sequence MRAPITLRSCGLILMVLCILWIPLRVSSSENKATPIYDPRDIEQRFEDWLARYGREYXDEWSLCFGIYQSNVQFIDYINSQNLSFRLTDNKFADLTNEEFKFTYLGFQSNRHTAKKINNGCGCENSTELPAAVDWRKKGAVTPIKDQGQCGSCWAFSAVAAVEGINKIKTGKLVSLSEQELMECDVSSDTQGCEGGDMKITFQYIKKIGGITTKNDYPYKGKDGTCQKKKTRDHAVKISGYEAVPANNXNRVQAAVAQQPVSVAIDAGNFEFQLYSSGIFSGSCADQLNHGVAAVGYGESRGREYWLVKNSWGRDWGESXYIRMRRGSGNKKGICGIAMEPSYPVK; translated from the exons ATGAGGGCACCAATAACGTTGAGGAGCTGTGGCTTGATTCTAATGGTTTTATGCATTCTATGGATACCTTTAAGGGTATCATCGTCTGAAAACAAGGCGACCCCAATTTATGACCCAAGGGATATAGAGCAGAGGTTTGAAGACTGGCTGGCCCGATATGGCAGAGAAT GAGACGAATGGTCACTGTGTTTTGGAATATACCAATCTAATGTTCAGTTCATTGACTACATCAATTCTCAAAACTTATCCTTCAGGCTCACTGACAACAAATTTGCAGACCTAACAAATGAAGAGTTCAAATTTACCTACCTGGGTTTTCAGAGTAATAGACATACAGCTAAAAAGATAAACAACGGGTGC GGGTGCGAAAATAGCACAGAGTTGCCAGCTGCAGTAGATTGGAGGAAGAAAGGTGCTGTGACTCCTATCAAGGATCAAGGTCAATG CGGAAGTTGTTGGGCTTTCTCTGCAGTGGCAGCTGTGGAAGGCATCAACAAAATCAAGACAGGAAAATTAGTATCTCTGTCAGAACAAGAGCTCATGGAATGTGACGTTAGCAGTGATACCCAGGGCTGTGAAGGCGGAGACATGAAGATAACATTTCAATACATCAAAAAGATTGGTGGAATCACAACCAAAAATGACTACCCTTACAAAGGAAAAGACGGCACCtgtcagaaaaagaaaactagggACCATGCAGTGAAAATAAGTGGTTATGAAGCAGTACCTGCCAATAATTAGAATAGAGTACAAGCTGCAGTTGCCCAGCAACCTGTCTCTGTTGCAATTGACGCTggtaattttgaatttcaactCTATTCCAGTGGTATCTTCAGTGGCTCCTGTGCAGATCAACTCAACCATGGAGTAGCAGCAGTTGGTTATGGTGAATCTAGGGGTAGAGAATATTGGCTTGTGAAAAACTCTTGGGGCAGAGACTGGGGTGAAT GCTACATAAGGATGAGACGTGGTTCTGGAAATAAGAAAGGTATCTGTGGCATTGCCATGGAGCCCAGCTATCCAGTCAAGTAG
- the LOC133669026 gene encoding LOB domain-containing protein 2-like: MQRGRDSNNRVAMHQACASCKHQRKRCAEDCVLAPYFPAERMQEFQAVHKVFGVSNVIKLVKDVDKERQKETADSLVWEASCRQDDPVLGCYGKFKKIQEELELYKMQTPLPNQNILRQRQGGAAYNKQPLLLAWNATHGINNRGNGIGGGLANNNMANYCHDNSSLIADSVPHSYPWQFVRGQDKSNPERDATSLLLPTQPPPPHPFSVNGFNQQQYYHPVMRYACERSLVKQS; encoded by the exons ATGCAAAGAGGTAGAGACAGCAACAACCGTGTCGCGATGCATCAGGCTTGCGCATCGTGCAAGCATCAGCGAAAGAGGTGCGCGGAGGATTGCGTACTGGCACCATATTTTCCGGCGGAGAGAATGCAGGAGTTCCAAGCTGTCCATAAGGTTTTTGGTGTTAGCAATGTCATTAAATTAGTGAAAGACGTCGATAAAGAGAGACAAAAGGAGACGGCGGACTCGTTGGTGTGGGAGGCATCTTGCAGACAAGATGATCCCGTTTTAGGTTGTTATGGAAAGTTTAAGAAAATACAGGAAGAACTTGAGCTGTACAAAATGCAAACTCCATTGCCAAACCAAAACATATTAAGGCAGCGACAAGGCGGCGCAGCGTATAACAAACAGCCTCTGCTACTTGCATGGAATGCTACTCATGGGATAAATAATAGGGGGAACGGCATTGGAGGAGGATTGGCTAACAATAATATGGCAAATTATTGCCATGACAATTCGAGTTTGATTGCTGATTCAGTCCCGCATAGTTATCCCTGGCAGTTTGTGCGCGGCCAAGACAAATCAAACCCAGAAAGAGATGCtacctctcttcttcttccaaccCAGCCGCCGCCGCCGCATCCCTTTTCGGTCAATGGATTTAATCAACAACAATATTACCATCCAG TGATGAGATATGCATGCGAGCGATCCCTTGTGAAGCAGTCCTGA
- the LOC133669875 gene encoding rac-like GTP-binding protein RAC2 isoform X1 — MSTARFIKCVTVGDGAVGKTCMLISYTSNTFPTDYVPTVFDNFSANVVVDGSTVNLGLWDTAGQEDYNRLRPLSYRGADVFLLAFSLISKASYENIAKKWISELRHYAPTVPVVLVGTKLDLRNDKQYMIDHPGATPITTAQGEELKKMIGAAVYIECSSKTQQNVKAVFDAAIKVVLQPPRPKKRRQKRRPPCVFL, encoded by the exons ATGAGCACAGCTAGGTTCATCAAGTGTGTCACTGTTGGGGACGGAGCTGTTGGCAAGACATGCATGCTCATCTCTTACACTAGCAACACCTTCCCTACT GATTATGTGCCTACAGTGTTTGACAACTTCAGTGCTAATGTGGTGGTTGATGGCAGCACAGTTAACCTTGGATTATGGGACACTGCAG GACAGGAGGATTATAACAGGTTGAGGCCTCTGAGTTATAGAGGTGCTGATGTGTTCTTATTGGCGTTTTCTCTAATCAGCAAAGCTAGCTATGAGAACATTGCCAAGAAG TGGATTTCTGAACTAAGGCATTATGCCCCAACTGTGCCAGTCGTGCTTGTGGGAACCAAACTTG ATTTACGAAACGATAAGCAATATATGATAGATCATCCTGGTGCTACACCAATCACAACTGCTCAG GGGGAGGAACTAAAGAAGATGATTGGTGCTGCTGTCTACATAGAGTGCAGCTCCAAGACTCAGCAG AATGTGAAGGCTGTCTTTGATGCTGCAATCAAGGTTGTTTTGCAGCCTCCGAGGCCAAAGAAAAGGAGACAGAAGCGTAGGCCACCATGTGTGTTTCTCTAA
- the LOC133669168 gene encoding pentatricopeptide repeat-containing protein At1g06270 yields the protein MTNLATKLNKSLLPYSKILLQFRTLSTSHTPLEETLKAAVECKSYSKFPDLFDSFKQSNNNPSPFSFLSTFPFNLRTQVIDEIIQSLIPIRPRFRNSIVYSSLLSYTLQNSNLFSLSLAIIQCTLRSGCLPVPQTHVSLSSAWLDRRREGQSVGDILMEMKSIGYNPDCGLCNYIVLSLCNVDHLIEAVKVLKGMKQVGCFPDWESYGIVIGAMCRVRKCDDAIEMMKEMVVRMRLCPRQGVVVKVLAALRANREMRKAGEMIEFLEKEGYGVGFESYELVVEGCLECKDCFLAAKVVMGMTEKGFIPYIKVRQKVVEGLIDAGEWKLACTVRERFAALSS from the coding sequence ATGACAAATCTAGCAACAAAGCTGAACAAATCTCTTCTTCCTTACAGTAAAATCCTCCTTCAGTTTCGTACACTCTCTACCTCACATACACCACTTGAAGAAACCCTCAAAGCAGCAGTTGAATGCAAATCCTACTCAAAATTCCCTGACCTTTTCGACTCCTTTAAACAATCTAACAACAACCCAAgtcctttttctttcctctctacCTTCCCTTTTAATCTGAGGACTCAAGTCATTGATGAAATCATCCAATCTTTGATCCCCATTAGACCCCGCTTTCGAAACTCTATAGTTTATAGCTCTCTTCTCTCATATACCCttcaaaattccaatcttttctctctttctcttgctATAATCCAATGCACTCTTCGTTCTGGGTGCTTACCTGTGCCTCAAACAcatgtttctctctcttctgCTTGGCTTGATCGCCGGCGTGAAGGTCAGTCAGTTGGTGACATTCTAATGGAAATGAAGTCTATTGGGTATAATCCTGATTGTGGCTTGTGTAATTATATTGTGTTGTCTTTATGTAATGTTGATCATTTGATCGAGGCAGTGAAAGTCTTGAAGGGTATGAAACAAGTGGGTTGTTTTCCTGATTGGGAAAGTTATGGGATTGTTATTGGTGCAATGTGTAGAGTTAGAAAATGTGACGATGCAATTGagatgatgaaggaaatggtgGTGAGAATGAGATTGTGTCCTAGGCAGGGAGTAGTGGTGAAAGTATTGGCAGCGTTGAGAGCGAATAGAGAGATGAGGAAAGCTGGTGAGATGATTGAGTTCCTGGAGAAGGAAGGGTACGGTGTTGGGTTTGAGAGTTATGAGTTGGTAGTTGAGGGATGTTTGGAGTGTAAAGATTGTTTTTTGGCCGCGAAAGTTGTGATGGGAATGACAGAGAAAGGGTTTATACCTTATATCAAGGTGAGGCAAAAGGTGGTTGAGGGATTGATTGATGCTGGTGAATGGAAGCTTGCTTGTACCGTGAGAGAAAGATTTGCAGCATTAAgttcatag
- the LOC133669294 gene encoding uncharacterized protein LOC133669294 encodes MATELEELVGFLSSPSPPVKKAAVEIVRDLTGSEDGLLSLSKYASTVLPSLSQLLKEKKEVQKPPAEALINLSLNSNLAAKMVEMGMIKTAMDVLYKPDSSITRLLVMLLVNLTQLDSGIVALLQIEDEKMQGLFVMKLVRSFGRSSDETRDDPFDHVGSILVNISKKEAGRKMLLDSKRGLLKQILRQFDSTSPLRKKGVSGTLRNCCFEAENQLQNFLLISEFLWPALLLPVAGKKIYSEQDTSKMPLELGSALSIEREPWDDPEIRVEALESIYLIIVQEAGLRAFWSVNGPRILQLGYEDEEDPKVMEAYERVGSLLVHGCGTEEPSTETSK; translated from the exons ATGGCCACAGAGCTTGAAGAACTAGTGGGCTTTCTGTCTTCTCCTTCCCCGCCT gtgAAGAAGGCAGCTGTTGAAATTGTTCGAGACTTAACTGGGTCCGAAGATGGGTTACTGTCTCTTTCCAAGTATGCCAGTACTGTGCTTCCTTCATTATCTCAGCTACTTAAGGAAAAAAAG GAGGTTCAGAAACCTCCAGCTGAAGCTCTTATAAATCTTTCACTCAACTCGAATTTAGCTGCAAAGATGGTTGAAATGGGAATGATTAAAACAGCAATGGATGTATTGTATAAACCAGATAGTAGCATAACTCGGTTGTTGGTGATGCTACTAGTTAACCTCACTCAATTGGATTCTGGAATTGTGGCCTTGCTTCAG ATTGAGGATGAGAAAATGCAAGGACTATTCGTTATGAAGCTGGTGAGATCATTTGGAAGATCCTCTGATGAAACTAGAG ATGATCCATTTGATCATGTTGGTTCTATTCTTGTGAACATTTCAAAGAAAGAAGCTGGAAGGAAGATGTTACTAGACTCTAAGAGAGGGTTGCTGAAGCAGATTCTCCGCCAATTTGATTCAACAAGTCCATTACGGAAGAAAGGG GTCTCTGGAACACTCCGCAACTGTTGTTTTGAAGCTGAGAATCAACTTCagaattttcttttgatatctGAGTTTCTTTGGCCAGCTCTACTTCTTCCTGTCGCTGGTAAAAAG ATATATAGTGAACAAGACACATCTAAAATGCCTCTTGAGCTTGGCAGTGCACTCTCTATTGAGCGCGAACCATGGGATGATCCTGAAATTCGTGTTGAAGCATTGGAATCTATTTACTTGATCATAGTACAG GAGGCAGGTCTAAGAGCCTTTTGGTCTGTGAATGGACCACGTATATTACAACTTGGATACGAAGACGAGGAAGATCCTAAAGTAATGGAAGCATATGAACGAGTTGGCTCGCTG CTGGTTCATGGCTGTGGGACAGAGGAACCCTCCACTGAGACATCAAAATGA